A genome region from Crossiella equi includes the following:
- a CDS encoding CBS domain-containing protein → MRIADVLRTKGSSVATVGPGSTVTELLEKLAEHNVGALVVAGPDGAVVGIVSERDVVRRLRDRGAGVLHGTVGEIMTTTVVTCTPEDTVDNLTVLMTERRIRHVPVLVDGRLTGIVSIGDVVKSRISQLEEDHEHLQAYIAQG, encoded by the coding sequence ATGCGGATCGCGGATGTCCTGCGCACCAAGGGTTCCTCGGTGGCCACCGTGGGGCCTGGCAGTACCGTCACCGAACTGCTCGAGAAGCTCGCCGAGCACAACGTCGGTGCGCTCGTCGTGGCCGGGCCGGACGGTGCCGTGGTGGGCATCGTGTCCGAGCGCGACGTCGTCCGTCGTCTGCGGGACCGCGGTGCCGGGGTGCTGCACGGCACGGTTGGCGAGATCATGACCACCACCGTGGTCACCTGCACGCCGGAGGACACGGTGGACAACCTCACGGTGCTGATGACCGAACGCCGCATCCGCCACGTGCCGGTCCTCGTGGACGGGCGGCTGACCGGGATCGTGAGCATCGGTGACGTGGTGAAGTCCCGCATCAGCCAGCTCGAGGAGGACCACGAGCACCTGCAGGCCTACATCGCACAGGGCTGA
- a CDS encoding NAD(P)-dependent oxidoreductase gives MARIAFLGLGRMGALMAGRLLAAGHELTVWNRTAAKAEPLVHAGAKLAERPADAVSAAEVVITMLADGRSVNEVIFGTGAAAGSLAPGAVVVEMSTSGPGAVRDLRARMPEGTTLVDAPVKGTLDAAEAGTLAIFVGGTEEEFDRVREVLEVLGNPKRVGDAGAGAALKLVINSITASVPVLVGEVMALADGMGVDPATAWDELSRTAVGGMAVRMREQNEQEGLPVTFSLALAEKDLRLAVEAGAGPGGMIDTARRELAEAAEAGLAERDFSAVVAHLRGQA, from the coding sequence ATGGCAAGAATCGCTTTCCTGGGACTCGGTCGCATGGGTGCGCTCATGGCGGGTCGGCTGCTGGCGGCCGGGCACGAGCTCACCGTCTGGAACCGCACCGCGGCCAAGGCCGAGCCGCTCGTCCACGCCGGGGCCAAGCTCGCCGAGCGGCCCGCGGACGCGGTCTCCGCCGCCGAGGTGGTCATCACCATGCTCGCCGACGGCCGCTCGGTGAACGAGGTCATCTTCGGCACCGGCGCGGCGGCGGGCAGCCTCGCGCCCGGGGCCGTGGTGGTGGAGATGTCCACGTCCGGGCCCGGCGCGGTGCGCGACCTGCGGGCGCGCATGCCCGAGGGCACCACGCTGGTCGACGCGCCGGTCAAGGGCACCCTCGACGCGGCTGAGGCGGGCACGCTGGCGATCTTCGTCGGGGGCACCGAGGAGGAGTTCGACCGGGTGCGCGAGGTCCTCGAGGTCCTGGGCAACCCGAAGCGGGTCGGGGACGCCGGGGCCGGCGCGGCCCTGAAGCTCGTGATCAACTCGATCACCGCCTCGGTCCCGGTGCTGGTCGGCGAGGTCATGGCCCTGGCCGACGGCATGGGCGTGGACCCGGCCACCGCCTGGGACGAGCTCAGCCGCACCGCGGTGGGCGGCATGGCCGTGCGCATGCGGGAGCAGAACGAGCAGGAGGGCCTGCCCGTCACCTTCTCACTGGCCCTGGCGGAGAAGGACCTGCGGCTGGCCGTGGAGGCCGGGGCCGGGCCGGGCGGCATGATCGACACCGCCCGCCGGGAGCTGGCCGAGGCCGCCGAGGCCGGGCTGGCGGAGCGGGACTTCAGCGCGGTGGTCGCCCACCTGCGGGGCCAGGCCTGA
- a CDS encoding LON peptidase substrate-binding domain-containing protein, translating into MTDTLPLFPLGTVLLPGASLPLHIFEPRYRQLMVDLVTGAVPGRSFGVVAVKQGWEVGEDNLDAVHDVGCTALLREVRRLEDSRFDIVVRGQRRFRLLEVDRTSAPYLVGQVEWMPDSEPALGPKPTVLADAARAAHRRYCTTAWRQEDWKEPAVSADFSSLSHELAADCMLTLEDQQRLLEETCPVRRLRLVRRMLTREAEILRTLRAVPVPLTEFAQKHSPN; encoded by the coding sequence GTGACCGACACACTGCCGCTGTTCCCGTTGGGCACGGTGCTGCTGCCGGGCGCCTCGCTGCCGCTGCACATCTTCGAACCGCGCTACCGGCAGCTGATGGTCGACCTGGTGACCGGCGCCGTGCCGGGCCGAAGCTTCGGCGTGGTCGCGGTCAAACAGGGCTGGGAGGTCGGCGAGGACAACCTCGACGCGGTGCACGACGTGGGCTGCACGGCCCTGCTGCGCGAGGTGCGCAGACTGGAGGACAGCCGCTTCGACATCGTCGTCCGGGGCCAGCGCCGCTTCCGCTTGCTGGAGGTCGACCGCACCAGCGCCCCCTACCTCGTGGGCCAGGTCGAGTGGATGCCGGACTCCGAACCGGCCCTGGGCCCGAAACCCACGGTCCTGGCCGACGCGGCCCGAGCGGCCCACCGCCGCTACTGCACCACGGCCTGGCGCCAGGAGGACTGGAAGGAGCCGGCGGTGAGCGCGGACTTCTCCTCTCTCTCCCACGAACTGGCCGCCGACTGCATGCTCACCCTGGAAGACCAGCAACGCCTCCTGGAAGAGACCTGCCCGGTCCGCCGCCTGCGCCTGGTCCGCCGCATGCTGACCCGCGAAGCGGAGATCCTCCGCACCCTGCGCGCGGTCCCGGTACCGCTGACGGAGTTCGCCCAGAAGCACAGCCCGAACTGA
- a CDS encoding NUDIX hydrolase, producing MSDGISQKGHAAHEVLAAVLQVREGSLQALLWQRARDPDAGRWSLPGGRLGSCEDVEESVRRQLGEKVDVREVPHVEQLAVFSHPGRVPGERVVATAFLGLVPYDVDPAIPADTSWHPVDNLPPTAFDHEAIVLRARNRLRAKLSYTNVGFALAPPEFTVSALRSLYSAALGYRVSATNLQRVLSRRGLLEPTGHTAPPGPSGGRPAALFRFPGKGLEVTDPFAVLRPPGGNRPASPGGSS from the coding sequence ATGAGTGATGGTATCAGCCAAAAGGGGCATGCGGCACACGAGGTTCTGGCCGCAGTGCTCCAGGTGCGAGAAGGATCACTCCAGGCCCTGCTGTGGCAGCGGGCCAGGGATCCGGACGCCGGGCGGTGGTCCCTGCCCGGCGGCAGGCTCGGGAGCTGCGAGGACGTCGAGGAGTCGGTCCGCAGGCAGCTCGGTGAGAAGGTCGATGTGCGCGAGGTGCCGCACGTCGAGCAGCTCGCGGTGTTCTCACATCCTGGACGGGTCCCGGGCGAGCGTGTCGTCGCCACGGCCTTCCTCGGCCTGGTCCCCTACGACGTCGACCCGGCCATCCCGGCCGACACCAGCTGGCACCCGGTGGACAACCTGCCGCCGACGGCCTTCGACCACGAGGCCATCGTGCTGCGCGCCCGCAACCGGCTGCGCGCCAAGCTGTCCTACACCAATGTCGGCTTCGCGCTGGCGCCCCCGGAGTTCACGGTCTCCGCGCTGCGCTCGCTGTACTCCGCGGCGCTGGGCTACCGCGTCTCGGCCACCAACCTCCAGCGCGTCCTGTCCCGCCGCGGCCTGCTGGAACCCACCGGCCACACCGCCCCGCCGGGCCCGTCCGGCGGCCGCCCGGCGGCCCTGTTCCGCTTCCCCGGCAAGGGCTTGGAAGTCACCGACCCCTTCGCCGTGCTGCGTCCACCCGGGGGAAACCGTCCAGCGAGTCCGGGCGGCTCGTCGTAA
- the nadA gene encoding quinolinate synthase NadA, whose product MAATAWLERTDLTPYGGVEPNAEWAAEVRRLAEERDAVLLAHNYQLPEIQDIAHHTGDSLALSRIAAESDASTIVFCGVHFMAETAKILSPEKTVLIPDARAGCSLADSITAEQLRAWKAEHPGAVVVSYVNTTAEVKAETDICCTSSNAVDVVASIPEDREVLFCPDQFLGAHVKRETGRDNIHIWAGECHVHAGINGPELAEKAAANPEADLFIHPECGCATSALYLAGEGTVPAERVHILSTGDMVKAARATKASSVLVATEIGMIHQLRRAAPEIDFRAVNERAACRYMKMITPAALLRALREGKDEVHVDPDVAARGRASVQRMIEIGQPGGGE is encoded by the coding sequence ATGGCCGCTACTGCGTGGTTGGAGCGGACCGACCTGACTCCCTACGGCGGCGTCGAGCCGAACGCGGAGTGGGCCGCCGAGGTGCGCAGGCTGGCCGAGGAGCGCGACGCGGTGCTGCTGGCGCACAACTACCAGCTGCCCGAGATCCAGGACATCGCGCACCACACGGGCGACTCGCTGGCACTGAGCCGGATCGCTGCGGAGAGCGACGCGTCCACCATCGTGTTCTGCGGTGTGCACTTCATGGCCGAGACGGCGAAGATCCTCAGCCCGGAGAAGACCGTGCTGATCCCGGACGCGCGGGCGGGCTGCTCGCTGGCCGACTCGATCACCGCCGAGCAGCTGCGGGCCTGGAAGGCCGAGCACCCGGGGGCCGTGGTCGTCTCCTACGTGAACACCACCGCCGAGGTGAAGGCGGAGACCGACATCTGCTGCACCTCCTCCAACGCCGTCGACGTGGTGGCCTCGATCCCCGAGGACCGCGAGGTGCTGTTCTGCCCCGACCAGTTCCTGGGCGCGCACGTCAAGCGCGAGACCGGGCGGGACAACATCCACATCTGGGCGGGCGAGTGCCACGTGCACGCCGGGATCAACGGGCCGGAGCTGGCCGAGAAGGCCGCCGCCAACCCCGAGGCCGACCTGTTCATCCACCCCGAGTGCGGCTGCGCCACCTCCGCGCTCTACCTGGCGGGTGAGGGCACCGTGCCCGCCGAGCGGGTGCACATCCTGTCCACCGGTGACATGGTCAAGGCCGCGCGGGCGACCAAGGCCAGCTCCGTGCTGGTGGCCACCGAGATCGGCATGATCCACCAGCTGCGCCGGGCCGCGCCGGAGATCGACTTCCGCGCGGTGAACGAGCGGGCGGCCTGCCGGTACATGAAGATGATCACGCCCGCCGCCCTGCTGCGCGCGCTGCGCGAGGGCAAGGACGAGGTGCACGTGGACCCCGACGTCGCCGCGCGCGGGCGCGCCTCGGTGCAGCGGATGATCGAGATCGGCCAGCCGGGCGGGGGCGAGTGA
- a CDS encoding L-aspartate oxidase produces MPRWEAAADLVVVGTGVAGLTAALRATELGLRVLVVTKAGADEGNTRWAQGGIAVVLDGEHEPGDGIGKHLADTLTAGAGLSEEVASRVILAGGPAAVARLRRRGASFDARPDGTLARTREGGHSAYRVVHAGGDATGAEVERALLASARDGKLTVLERHTAVEVLRAEPVEVGPRPGSAVSGLLVLDEAGNLGVVAAPAVLLATGGLGQLYSATSNPEVATADGLALALRAGASVADLEFVQFHPTVLFGGAGARGRRPLVTEAVRGEGAVLVDSAGRRVMAGVHPLADLAPRDVVAAAITRHMNATGIQHVYLDATGLGPDTLGMPFARRFPSVYAACRELGIDPAVQPIPVAPACHYACGGVMATVDGRTAVTGLYAVGEVARTGLHGANRLASNSLLEGLVTGERAAEAVALDIGTGLADGHRAPVRVVAPVARVADRDVLQLTMSRQAGIGRTEDGLGEAAATIERTGVDRALRTRVAVEDAALTLAASVLLGSARRRTESRGCHVRYDHPATDDLGWRRSIAVRLGADGRPELMRWTAMGGAA; encoded by the coding sequence GTGCCGCGCTGGGAGGCGGCGGCCGACCTCGTGGTGGTCGGCACCGGGGTCGCGGGACTGACCGCGGCCCTGCGTGCCACCGAGCTCGGCCTGCGGGTCCTGGTGGTCACCAAGGCGGGCGCCGACGAGGGCAACACCCGGTGGGCGCAGGGCGGCATCGCCGTGGTGCTCGACGGGGAGCACGAGCCCGGCGACGGGATCGGCAAGCACCTCGCGGACACGCTGACCGCGGGCGCCGGGCTCTCCGAGGAGGTCGCCTCGCGGGTCATCCTGGCCGGTGGACCGGCCGCGGTCGCGCGGCTGCGGCGGCGGGGCGCGAGCTTCGACGCACGTCCGGACGGCACCCTCGCGCGCACCCGGGAGGGCGGGCACTCCGCCTACCGCGTGGTACACGCGGGCGGGGACGCCACCGGGGCCGAGGTCGAGCGCGCGCTCCTGGCCAGTGCCCGGGACGGGAAGCTGACCGTCCTGGAGCGGCACACCGCGGTCGAGGTGCTCAGGGCCGAGCCGGTCGAGGTCGGGCCGCGGCCGGGCAGCGCGGTGAGCGGGCTGCTGGTGCTGGACGAGGCCGGGAACCTGGGAGTGGTGGCGGCGCCCGCCGTGCTGCTGGCCACCGGCGGGCTCGGCCAGCTGTACTCGGCCACCAGCAACCCGGAGGTGGCCACCGCGGACGGCCTCGCGCTCGCGCTGCGCGCCGGGGCCTCGGTGGCGGACCTGGAGTTCGTCCAGTTCCACCCGACCGTGCTGTTCGGCGGGGCGGGGGCGCGCGGGCGCAGGCCGCTGGTGACCGAGGCGGTGCGCGGGGAGGGCGCGGTGCTCGTCGACTCGGCGGGGCGGCGAGTGATGGCCGGGGTGCACCCGCTGGCTGACCTGGCGCCGAGGGACGTGGTGGCCGCGGCGATCACCCGGCACATGAACGCAACCGGTATACAACACGTATACCTGGATGCGACCGGGCTCGGGCCGGACACCCTCGGTATGCCGTTCGCGCGGCGTTTCCCCAGCGTGTACGCCGCGTGCCGGGAGTTGGGCATCGATCCGGCGGTCCAGCCGATCCCGGTCGCGCCCGCCTGCCACTACGCGTGCGGCGGGGTGATGGCGACCGTGGACGGGCGCACCGCGGTGACCGGGCTGTACGCGGTCGGCGAGGTCGCGCGCACCGGTCTGCACGGCGCGAACCGGCTGGCCTCCAACAGCCTGCTGGAGGGCCTGGTCACCGGGGAGCGCGCGGCCGAGGCGGTCGCGCTGGACATCGGCACCGGGCTCGCCGACGGGCACCGTGCGCCGGTCCGGGTCGTTGCGCCGGTGGCACGCGTAGCCGATCGGGACGTGTTGCAGCTGACGATGAGCAGGCAGGCTGGGATCGGCCGCACCGAGGACGGGCTCGGCGAGGCGGCCGCGACGATCGAGAGGACGGGTGTGGACAGAGCGCTTCGCACCCGCGTGGCCGTGGAGGACGCGGCGTTGACCCTGGCCGCGTCGGTGCTGCTGGGCAGTGCCCGGCGGCGCACCGAGAGCCGGGGCTGCCACGTCCGGTACGACCACCCGGCCACCGACGACCTGGGCTGGCGGCGCAGCATCGCCGTCCGGCTCGGCGCGGACGGGCGGCCGGAGCTGATGCGGTGGACCGCGATGGGAGGTGCGGCGTGA
- the nadC gene encoding carboxylating nicotinate-nucleotide diphosphorylase, whose product MGRAGLDVDDVQRVISLALGEDLRYGPDATTDATVPREAVAVADLNPRKPGVLAGVVVALAVFDTVLGAENYEVLELRRDGERLAPGESALRLRGPVRGLLTAERTALNLVCHLSGVATATARWVDEVRGTGCVVRDSRKTLPGLRLLQKYAVRCGGGENHRLGLGDAVLIKDNHVVAAGGVVEALKLARQHAPHLPCEVEVTTLEELDLVLGEEASLVLLDNFTPEQCEEAVRRAAGTSTKLEASGGLTLDVARRYAETGVDYLAVGGLTHSSPALDLGLDLR is encoded by the coding sequence CTGGGCCGGGCCGGGCTGGACGTCGACGACGTGCAGCGCGTGATCAGCCTGGCCCTGGGCGAGGACCTGCGGTACGGCCCGGACGCGACCACGGACGCCACGGTGCCCAGGGAGGCGGTCGCGGTGGCCGACCTCAACCCGCGCAAGCCGGGGGTGCTGGCCGGGGTGGTGGTCGCGCTGGCCGTGTTCGACACGGTGCTGGGCGCGGAGAACTACGAGGTCCTGGAGCTGCGCCGGGACGGGGAGCGGCTGGCGCCGGGGGAGAGCGCGCTGCGGCTGCGCGGCCCGGTGCGCGGGCTGCTGACCGCCGAGCGCACCGCGCTGAACCTGGTCTGCCACCTGTCCGGGGTGGCCACCGCGACCGCGCGGTGGGTGGACGAGGTGCGTGGCACCGGGTGCGTGGTGCGGGACAGCCGCAAGACGCTGCCCGGGTTGCGGCTGCTGCAGAAGTACGCGGTGCGCTGCGGTGGCGGGGAGAACCACCGGCTCGGGCTCGGCGACGCGGTGCTGATCAAGGACAACCACGTGGTGGCCGCGGGCGGTGTGGTGGAGGCCCTGAAGCTGGCTCGCCAGCACGCGCCGCACCTGCCGTGTGAGGTCGAGGTGACCACGCTGGAGGAGCTGGACCTGGTGCTCGGCGAGGAGGCCTCGCTGGTGCTGCTGGACAACTTCACACCGGAGCAGTGCGAGGAGGCCGTGCGCCGCGCGGCCGGGACCAGCACGAAGCTGGAGGCCTCGGGCGGGCTGACCCTGGACGTGGCGCGACGCTACGCCGAGACCGGGGTGGACTACCTCGCGGTCGGCGGGCTCACGCACTCCTCGCCCGCGCTGGACCTGGGGCTCGACCTGCGCTGA
- a CDS encoding carbon-nitrogen hydrolase family protein has protein sequence MRIGLCQIVSGPDPVKNLDLVREGVRMAADQGAELVVFPEATMACFGGPRLADLAEPLDGPWATEVGKAAKEAGVLVIAGMFTPAEDGRVHNTLLITSGDSPVGYHKIHLFDAFGFTESKNVAPGDELVAIEVGGVTVGITTCYDVRFPELFRALADNGASVIVTAASWGSGPGKREQWELLTRARALDATTWLVACGQADPASVGVETTGTAPTGVGHSAVIDPFGTVHASLGAEPELLVVSIDPQLVDPARQQIPVLANRRL, from the coding sequence GTGCGCATCGGCCTGTGTCAGATCGTCTCCGGCCCGGACCCGGTCAAGAACCTGGACCTGGTGCGCGAGGGCGTCCGCATGGCCGCCGACCAGGGCGCCGAGCTGGTGGTGTTCCCGGAGGCGACGATGGCCTGCTTCGGCGGCCCCCGGCTGGCCGACCTGGCCGAGCCCCTGGACGGCCCCTGGGCCACCGAGGTCGGCAAGGCCGCCAAGGAGGCGGGCGTGCTCGTGATCGCGGGCATGTTCACCCCGGCCGAGGACGGCCGCGTGCACAACACCCTCCTGATCACCAGCGGCGACAGCCCGGTGGGCTACCACAAGATCCACCTCTTCGACGCCTTCGGCTTCACCGAGTCCAAGAACGTCGCCCCGGGCGACGAACTGGTGGCCATCGAGGTCGGCGGCGTCACCGTCGGCATCACCACCTGCTACGACGTCCGCTTCCCCGAGCTCTTCCGCGCCCTGGCCGACAACGGCGCGAGCGTCATCGTCACCGCCGCCTCCTGGGGCTCGGGCCCGGGCAAGCGCGAGCAGTGGGAGCTGCTCACCCGCGCCCGCGCCCTGGACGCCACCACCTGGCTGGTCGCCTGCGGCCAGGCCGACCCGGCCAGCGTCGGCGTGGAGACCACGGGCACCGCCCCGACCGGCGTGGGCCACAGCGCGGTCATCGATCCCTTCGGCACCGTGCACGCCAGTCTGGGCGCGGAGCCGGAGCTCCTGGTGGTCTCGATCGACCCGCAGCTGGTGGACCCGGCCCGCCAGCAGATCCCGGTCCTGGCCAACCGCCGCCTCTGA
- a CDS encoding GntR family transcriptional regulator has translation MASGRERAYQFLKDSVLSDPDMQGQFINEQDLADRIGVSRTPIREALLMLAAEDLIRLVPKKGAYVPAVTPRELAELFELREVLESHAAGALIARGGIEALEPMWNAYSRQAELVERAGQLREFIEQDHLFHSALVAAAGNQLYSRVYEGLRARQIVAGITAVYQGQARQREVLREHREILAALESGNLDTVHAAIRAHLAATLNVLLAR, from the coding sequence ATGGCCAGCGGCCGAGAGCGTGCCTACCAGTTCTTGAAGGACAGCGTCCTCAGCGATCCGGACATGCAGGGCCAGTTCATCAACGAGCAGGACCTGGCTGACCGTATCGGGGTTTCGCGCACACCGATACGCGAGGCGCTGCTGATGCTCGCCGCAGAGGACCTGATCCGGCTGGTGCCGAAGAAGGGCGCGTACGTGCCCGCGGTGACGCCCCGGGAACTGGCCGAGCTGTTCGAGCTGCGCGAGGTGCTGGAGTCGCACGCGGCCGGGGCGCTGATCGCCCGGGGCGGGATTGAGGCGCTGGAGCCGATGTGGAACGCCTACTCCCGGCAGGCCGAGCTGGTCGAGCGGGCCGGGCAGCTGCGCGAGTTCATCGAGCAGGACCACCTTTTCCACTCCGCGCTGGTCGCCGCCGCGGGCAACCAGCTCTACAGCCGGGTCTACGAGGGGCTGCGGGCGCGGCAGATCGTCGCCGGGATCACCGCCGTCTACCAGGGGCAGGCGCGGCAGCGGGAGGTGCTCCGGGAGCACCGCGAGATCCTGGCCGCGCTGGAGTCCGGGAACCTGGACACCGTGCACGCGGCGATCCGGGCGCACCTGGCGGCCACGCTCAACGTGCTGCTGGCGCGCTGA
- a CDS encoding MFS transporter — protein MHTSRGLARAFIASLSGTALEWYDFAIYSSSAALVFGTLFFPSGDPLSGTLLAFSTYAVGYLSRPLGGFVFGRLGDVVGRKKVLVTTLLITGIATFAIGLLPTHADIGATAAVLLVLLRFAQGVGLGGEWGGAVLLSSEFGDPARRGFWASAAQVGPPLGTLLANGVIALLGVALSREQFLSWGWRVAFLLSAVLVLFGLWIRARLEETPVFQAIEQQGSRPTAPITEVFTTQLRPLVAAVLCRVCPDVLYALFAVFTLTYTTQELGLPSSWGLTAVLIGSAVQVFLIPLFGALSDRWHRRRLYAVATLAAVAWPFVFFPLAEQRSLPLLVLGVLGGLVIHSALYGPQAAFIAEQFTPRLRYTGSSLAYTVAGVLGGAVAPLLFTWLLAEYHDWLALAAYLGATGVVTLVGVALGRDPDPAEEVPGVSAPAAR, from the coding sequence ATGCATACAAGCCGCGGCCTGGCCAGGGCCTTCATCGCCAGCCTGTCCGGCACGGCGCTGGAGTGGTACGACTTCGCGATCTACTCCTCCAGCGCGGCGCTGGTGTTCGGCACGCTCTTCTTCCCCAGCGGCGACCCGCTGTCCGGCACGCTGCTGGCCTTCTCCACCTACGCCGTCGGCTACCTCTCGCGCCCGCTCGGCGGGTTCGTCTTCGGCCGCCTCGGCGATGTGGTGGGCCGGAAGAAGGTTCTGGTCACCACCTTGCTGATCACCGGCATCGCCACCTTCGCCATCGGCCTGCTGCCCACGCACGCCGACATCGGCGCGACCGCGGCGGTGCTGCTGGTGCTGCTGCGGTTCGCCCAGGGCGTGGGCCTGGGCGGCGAGTGGGGCGGCGCGGTGCTGCTCTCCAGCGAGTTCGGCGACCCGGCCCGGCGCGGCTTCTGGGCCTCGGCCGCCCAGGTCGGCCCGCCACTGGGCACCCTGCTGGCCAACGGCGTGATCGCGCTGCTCGGCGTGGCGCTGAGCCGGGAGCAGTTCCTCTCCTGGGGCTGGCGGGTGGCGTTCCTGCTCTCCGCCGTGCTGGTGCTCTTCGGCCTGTGGATCCGCGCGCGCCTGGAGGAGACGCCGGTCTTCCAGGCCATCGAGCAGCAGGGCAGCCGCCCGACCGCACCCATCACCGAGGTGTTCACCACCCAGCTGCGCCCGCTGGTCGCGGCGGTGCTCTGCCGCGTGTGCCCGGACGTGCTCTACGCCCTGTTCGCGGTCTTCACCCTCACCTACACCACCCAGGAGCTGGGCCTGCCCAGCAGCTGGGGCCTGACCGCGGTGCTCATCGGCTCGGCGGTGCAGGTCTTCCTCATCCCGCTCTTCGGCGCGCTGTCCGACCGCTGGCACCGGCGCCGCCTCTACGCGGTGGCCACCCTCGCGGCCGTGGCCTGGCCGTTCGTCTTCTTCCCGCTGGCCGAACAGCGCTCGCTGCCGCTGCTCGTGCTCGGCGTGCTGGGCGGCCTGGTGATCCACTCCGCGCTGTACGGCCCGCAGGCGGCCTTCATCGCCGAGCAGTTCACCCCGCGCCTGCGCTACACCGGCAGCTCGCTGGCCTACACCGTGGCCGGGGTGCTCGGCGGCGCGGTGGCCCCGCTGCTGTTCACCTGGCTGCTGGCCGAGTACCACGACTGGCTGGCCCTGGCCGCCTACCTCGGTGCCACCGGCGTGGTCACGCTGGTCGGCGTGGCGCTGGGCCGCGACCCCGACCCGGCCGAGGAGGTGCCCGGGGTCAGCGCGCCAGCAGCACGTTGA
- a CDS encoding DUF2848 domain-containing protein: MSHLSFELPGGEIVEVTVHTLLNAGYAGRSQEDVAAHVAELAELGVPAPSTTPCLYPMAPYLALQTGEVPVQHGRTSGEAEWALVVTERGVLLTAACDHTDRALEVHGVAWSKQAGPDVLARGAFRLTDVAERVDELTLTAWVRAADGTERVIQRGTLGELLTPGYWLERLRADGLGTPGTVLLSGTIPMVAGVDQFADAWRVELGDPVSGHVVGVEYVVRRLPEPVG, encoded by the coding sequence ATGAGTCATCTCAGCTTCGAGTTGCCCGGCGGGGAGATCGTCGAGGTCACGGTGCACACGCTGCTCAACGCGGGGTACGCGGGCCGCAGCCAGGAGGACGTCGCGGCGCACGTGGCGGAGCTGGCCGAGCTGGGGGTCCCGGCACCGAGCACCACGCCGTGCCTGTACCCGATGGCCCCGTACCTGGCGTTGCAGACCGGGGAGGTGCCGGTGCAGCACGGGCGGACCTCCGGCGAGGCGGAGTGGGCACTGGTGGTGACCGAGCGCGGGGTGCTGCTGACCGCGGCCTGCGACCACACCGACCGGGCGCTGGAGGTGCACGGCGTGGCCTGGAGCAAGCAGGCCGGGCCGGACGTGCTGGCCCGGGGCGCGTTCCGGCTGACGGACGTGGCCGAGCGGGTCGACGAGCTGACGCTGACCGCGTGGGTGCGGGCCGCCGACGGGACCGAGCGGGTGATCCAGCGCGGGACGCTCGGGGAGCTGCTGACGCCCGGGTACTGGCTGGAGCGGCTGCGGGCCGACGGGTTGGGCACGCCGGGCACGGTGCTGCTGTCGGGGACCATTCCGATGGTGGCCGGGGTGGACCAGTTCGCGGACGCGTGGCGGGTGGAGCTCGGCGATCCGGTGAGCGGGCACGTGGTCGGGGTGGAGTACGTGGTGCGGAGGCTGCCCGAGCCCGTGGGGTGA